A genomic stretch from Desulfolutivibrio sulfodismutans DSM 3696 includes:
- a CDS encoding TetR/AcrR family transcriptional regulator, whose translation MDSAKRNSQAERPRDREATMRLLVDAVGRVLARQGFRSVKVNVVAREAGVDKVLIYRYFGGLPGLVAAFAHSGDFWPDVEDLAGGDVAALAALPFAERLVLVSRNYLRRLLRRPLTLEILAWRFMEQNELTDALDSAREVGGNRLMRLVESGDVPPSLDMSALYAFLGAAINHLAVRSRTEKTFVGLPLDDPATWERLEAMLEKIIRSVAAAP comes from the coding sequence ATGGACAGCGCAAAACGGAACAGCCAGGCCGAGCGCCCCAGGGACCGCGAGGCCACCATGCGCCTTCTAGTGGATGCGGTCGGCCGGGTGTTGGCCCGGCAGGGGTTCCGGTCGGTCAAGGTCAATGTCGTGGCCCGGGAGGCGGGCGTCGACAAGGTGCTCATCTACCGCTACTTCGGCGGACTGCCCGGCCTTGTGGCGGCCTTCGCCCACAGCGGCGACTTCTGGCCCGATGTCGAGGATTTGGCTGGTGGCGATGTTGCCGCCCTGGCCGCCCTGCCCTTTGCCGAACGCCTGGTGCTCGTCTCGCGCAACTACCTGAGACGCCTGCTGCGCCGCCCGCTCACCCTGGAAATCCTGGCCTGGCGGTTCATGGAGCAAAACGAACTCACCGACGCCCTGGACTCTGCCAGGGAAGTCGGCGGGAACCGGCTGATGCGGCTTGTGGAAAGTGGCGACGTGCCGCCCTCCCTGGACATGTCGGCCCTGTACGCCTTCCTGGGCGCGGCCATCAATCATTTGGCCGTCCGCTCCCGGACGGAAAAAACATTCGTCGGCCTGCCGCTTGACGACCCAGCCACCTGGGAGCGCCTGGAGGCCATGCTGGAAAAAATCATCCGCAGCGTGGCGGCCGCCCCGTAA